ACAGCCGTGGCCGGACGGTGGCTGTTGCCGCGCTTTTTCGGCCATGTGGCCGGCACCGGTTCCCGGGAGCTTTTCACCCTGGCCGTGCTGGCCGCCGCCTTGGGGCTGGCTGTCGGTTCGGCGCTCTTTTTTGGCGCGTCCATGGCCCTTGGAGCCTTTCTGGCCGGCATGATCGTTGGCCAGTCGGAGTTCGGGGCCAGGGCCGCGTCTGACGCATTGCCCATGCGCGACGCCTTTGCCGTGCTGTTTTTCGTTTCCGTGGGCATGCTGCTCGATCCGACCACAGTGGCGGCCCAGTGGCGTCTGGAGCTGGCCACCATCGGTATTGTACTCATCGGCAAGCCCCTGGCGGCGCTGGTGGTCGTGCTGCTCCTTCGCCGGCCCCTGGCGGTCGCCCTGTCCGTGGCCGTGGCCCTGGCCCAGATTGGTGAATTTTCCTTCATTCTGGCCGCGTTGGCTGGAGGCCTGGGTATTTTGCCGGCGGAAGCCACCAATGCCCTGGTCCTGGCCTCGGTGGTGTCGATCATTGTCAATCCCTGGCTTTATCAGGCCGTGGCCCCGGTTGTGGCCTGGCTTTCGCGGAAGGGGTTTATCCGGGCGCAAGCGCCGCCAGAGGGGGAAGGTTTTGCGCCTGACGCCGTCAGGCACCGGGCCGTCGTAGTGGGGTATGGACCGGTGGGAGCGACGTTGTGCCGCATATTGCGCGACAACGACATCGAGCCGGTGGTGGTGGAGATGAACATCGAAACCGTGCGGGCGCTGGCGGCCTCGGAATTGCCCGTTGTCCACGGCGATGCCGCGAGCCGGGAGATTTTGCTCCATGCCGGCATTCTGTCCGCCCAAAGCCTGCTCATTACCGCGTCGGAAGTGGCGGCCGCCGAGATCGTGGCCGCAGCCCTGGACCTGCAGCCGGGCCTTCGCATCGTCAGCCGGGCCGGCTATCTGCGCGACGCCGCCGCTCAGCGCCGGGCCGGAGCCCAGGCGGTCTTTTCCGGGGAGGGCGAGATCGCCCTGTCCATGACCGCCTATCTGCTCCACGAACTCGGGGCCACAGACGAGCAGATCGACCGCGAGCGCGAACGGGTGCGCCGGGAGCTTTTCGAGCCGGTCAGTCCGGTGGAGCCAGACAGTCCGGTCGCAGCCTGAAGCCGGGGATCAGGAACGCGCCTTGCGGGCCTTGGCGGTTTCCAATTTCCAGGCCCAGGCCGCCAGGGCGATGGCCAGCACCAACATGCCAGACAGGGCGTGGAACACGCCGGCCACGCCGGCTGCCAGAGCGGCTGGCGGGGCGTTGGTGAAATCAGCGTGGCTGGCCACCGTTCCGGAAGCCGCCACCAGTCCGGAAAAGATCGTCCCCACCAGCGGCAGGCCGGTTGATTGGCCAAACACCCGGGCGTAGTTGGCCAGTCCCGACCCGACGCCCAGGCGGTGGGGCGGCATCTGGCCCATGATGGTGGAGTTGTTGGGGGCCTGGAAGATGCCGATGCCAAGGCCCACCGGCATGGAACGCAGCAGGTAACCCCACCAGGGCGTGTGCTCGGTCAGCGTCCCCAGGGCCAGACAGCCGCCAAGGAGCACGAGAAGCCCTACGAGGCTTATGACCCGCGTGCCGTAGCGGTCGGCCAGGGAGCCGGAGAGTGGGGCCGTGATGGCCATGGAGGCCGGCAGGATCATCAGCATAAGACCCACCTGGGTGACGCTATGGCCTTGGGCGGATTGCAGGAAAAACGGCATGATAAAGCCGCTGGCCCCGGTGATGAACACCAGGACGGACATGGCCAGGGGCAGCGATACCAGAGGATTGGAAAAAAGCGACAGGTCGAGCATGGGGGAGGCGCTTTGGCGCTCCACAACGATAAAGGCGGCCATACCGGCGGCGCTTATGCCAAGCAGGCCCAAGGCGAGCGGATCAGTCAGCCCGTGGCGTTGCATGAAGGTCATGCCCAGGCAGTAGCAGGCCAGGGTCAGGCAGGCGAGAATGGCCCCGGGCACATCGAACTGCTCCCCCTGGCGTACCGGAGGGAGCGAGGGCATGTAGCGGCGAACGGCCACAAAGGCCAGGATGCCGAGCGGGACGTTTAAGAGAAACAGAGCCCGCCAGCCGGCCAGACCGATGATAACCCCGCCAAGGGGCGGCCCGATCATGAGGCCCATGGCCACGGTGCCGCCGATGAAGCCCAAGGCCCGGCCCCGGCTGGCCGGGGGGGCGATCTGGGTCACGATGGCCATGCCAAGGGACTGGCTCATGGCCGCGCCGATGCCCTGGAGCGCCCGAAAGCCGATCAGCCAGTACACCGACGGGGACAGGCCGCAGCACAGCGAGGCCAGGATGAAAAGAACCAGCCCGGCGGAGAAAATGCGTTTCTTGTCGCGCATGTCGCCCAGGCGCGAGATCAGGAGCAGCAGGCTGGCAATGACCAGCACGTAGCTTAAAATGACCCACTGGATGGTGGCGAAATCCGTGTCCAGGCTCTCCGTCAGGGTGGGCAGGGCCACGTTGACGATGCTCATATCCAGCGTGGCCATAAAAACCATGAGGTTGACCCCGATCATGGCCAAGGCCGGACGCGCAACCGGCTGCGGCCCGGCTGGGGTGGTTGACTGTATCATAGGCGTGTAATCCTTGAGCGGCGTGATGCCGGTCACCGTGTACGCCACTGGGCGGCGACGGGGAAGGAATTTATGGGGCAACGCCCGGGAGGCGGTGGTCCAGGCTGCCGCTGGTCACGGCGGCAAAGAGCCAGTGGGTAAAGCGGGCCAGGGAGTCGGTGTCGGCCCGGCGCGACAGGGGATGGCGGGCGAGCATTCGGTCCATGGCCGGGGGCAGGCCGGCCGTCTCGGACAGCCCCAGGTAGCGGGCCTGGGCCTTAAGTTTTTGCCCGACGAGATTGACGCCCCGGTCAATGAGCAGTTGCAGGGGGATGTGGCAGGCGAGCTGCCATTCGAGGTCGATATAGCGCACATCGCCCGTGCCAGGATGGCGCAGCACGTTGCCGGGATGGGCGTCCAGGAGACTGCCGGGCAGCCAGTGTTCGTTGTCGTGGCCCGGGTAGAGGTCCGCGCCAAGCTGGTTGCGGCCAAAGGCGCCAAAATCAGCCGCCAACGCCGGGTTGCCGGGTCTGGCCCGGGAGGCGACCCGTTCCATCCACTGGATCAGCAGCCGGCCGGCCCGGGCCGGGTCGCCGTCTTCCACCGCATCCACAATCATCTCCAGAAAGCTGGCGTAGCCGAGGTGATACGGTTCGCTGGCCTTTATCTGCTGGCGGCCGGCGGCAAAGGACAGGGGCGGGAGATGGTGGAGGTTTCGCCGGGTCACGACCACGCCGTCCGGTCCTTTGTCCACAAACCGGGTCATGGTCTGGAAATGCGGCGGGCAGGAGTCGGCATTGACCGCCACGGCCAGGGTCCCGGCGTTGGCGGCAAGCAGGGGGGCGTCCTCCCGGGCAGCGGCCAGGACAAGAAATGAGTTCATGAAATGGCCGGCCACACCGCCGGACAGGGTCGAACGCAAAAACTGGCGTTCGCCAAAGGCCGGCACGGCCCGGCCGCCCGGGTCGGACGTGGGCAATTCCAGGAGCGGCAAAACGGAAAAGCCGTCACGGGTGAGCGCCGCCTGGCTGACGACGGCGTCGGGCATTTTGTAGTCCGGAGACGGATAGTGCCAGCGGGTGGCGGCAAAACCGGCCCGACCCAGCATGGCCTCCAGGGTCGGCCGGTCAAAGGTGCGCACCCCGGGTCCGCCGGGATAGCCGTTTATGCCGTCATAGGGCCGGCCGGTGTGGTCTTCGGGCAACCCGGCCAGGTATTTGTGTCCCAGGCGGTTTTCCAGGGCCAGGATCAAGCAGCCGTCCGGGGCGAGATAGCGCCGGGCTTCGGCCAGGAGCCTGGCATACGGCTCGGGGCCGTCCACAAAGGCCCCGGCGTATTCCAGAACGCCGACCAGAGTCACCACATCGAAGAGGCCGTCGTAGGGCAGACCCACGGCGTTGGCGGCGATGATCTCCAGATTGGGAGCGTTTGGAAGGCGGGCGCGGATGACGGCCGCCCGGTCCGGGGAGCCTTCCACGGCCGTTATGCGATGGGGCAGGCTGGCCAGATGGGCGGTCAGCGCCCCGCAGCCGGCTCCGAGTTCCAGGATGCGGCCGCCCGGACCGAAATCGATCCAGGAGAGCAAGGTCTTTCGGCGCGGCGAGAGATGGTAGCGCACGGCCCAGGAGGCATCCTTGGGATAGAGCTCGTATTCGTTGACGGCGTGGTCTGTAAAAAATGTGTGCAGCCAGGCTTCCGAGCCGTCGCTGTAGCCTATGCCGGCGTCATCCCCGGTGGTCATGTCCTGTCCTTTGCGGCGGTTGGGAATACGGGCACGGGCTGCACGGGCTTCGGGTCGGCTCATTGCCCTCGCAGCCATGCGTCCAGGCGGTCGCAGGCCGTGTCGATTTCGGCCATGTCGCCGCCAAAGGACAGCCGCAGGCTCTGTGCCCCGCCCGGACCGAAGCTGTCGCCCGGAATGGTGATCACCCGGGCTTCCCGGATCAGCCGGGTGGCCACATCCATGGGCGCGCCCGGCAGCTCGTAGCGGGCCATGATGTAAAAAGCCCCGCCCGGGGCATTGTAGGCGATGCCGGGGATGGCGTCGAGGCGCTCCATGATGCGCCGGCGTCTGTCCCGCAGGGCGTTGAGGAACCCGGTGTAGATGTGCTGGGGGCCGGTCAGCGAGGCCAGGGCGGCGATCTGCGACGGGGTGGGGGCGCAAATGGCCGTGCAGTCGTGGACCTTGAGCATTTGGGCCATGATCGGTTCCGGGGCAAAGGCGTAGCCCACGCGCCAGCCGGTCAGGGCAAAGCGTTTGGAAAAGCTGCCCACGGCCACGAGCCAGGGCCGAAGCTCGGGCAGGCTGGCCAGGGAAAAGGCCGGTTCGTCATAGGCCAGGGCGTCGTAGGTGTCGTCGCAGACGACATACAGACCGTGGCGCAGGGCAATCTCGGCCACGGCCAGCAGATCGGCCTTGGCAAAGACCGAGCCGGTGGGGTTGTGCGGCGAATTGATGATAATTGCCCGGGTGCGCGGGGTGACGGCAGCGGCCACGGCCTCGGGGTCAAGGCTCCAGTCGTGGCGGCGAAGGGGAACAAAAACCGGACGGGCTTCGGCCAACAGCACCTGCTCCACATGGGAGGGATAAAACGGCTCCGGGACGATAACCTCGTCGCCGCGTTCGCATAGGCACAAGACAGCGCACAACAGTGCTTCCATCCCGCCCACGGTGATGGCGATTTCCCGTTCCGGATCGGCCAGCAGCTGTTTTTCGGCGGCCAGCAAATCGGCCACGGCCCGGCGCAGTTCCACGGTTCCGGGCTGGAGGGAATATTTCCCGGCCGAGGGCAGATCGGTTAGCGCCTGGCACACGGCCTCGACCACGTGGGGCGGGGTGGCAAAGGACGGCACGCCCTGGCCAAGGGAGACGCAGCCCCCGATCTCGCTGGCCAGCATGGGCATGAGCTTGGTGGCGGAAATCTTGATGTTGTGGGCACGTTGGCTGAAACAATATGGCAGGCTGGTCACGGCAACTCCAAGGGAAAAGGTCGGGTCTGTGCAAAGACCAGACCCGTGGCGGCAGGAAACGGGAACAAAAAATGTATGTCGGATGCATCAAAAACAACGCAGTTTTTCATGCAATGAAACATTCCATTATAAAGGAGCAGTTCCCGGCAAACCAGAACGGGAAGAACCGGAGTGAGCCCTACGGGGTGGCGATTTTGGGATGGGACTGGGCCGTTTTGGGGGCGGCCAGGGCCTTTTCAAATTCCGCCACGGAATAGCCGGCAATGGCGGCGCCGTCGATCATGACCAGCGGCACGCCGCGCCCGCCATAGCGCTTGAAGCGCATATTGGCGGCCGGGTCCTTGTCGATGTCGTAGACGGTGTAGGGGATACCCTTGCCGTCAAAGTAGGCTTTGGTTTTGGTGCAGTAGGGGCACCAGCTGGTGACATAAAGCTCCACGACGGGACCAGCGGCGGCGAATTGGGCGACGGCCAGGAGCAGGGCAATGGCCAGGGCCAGGGGAAGGGTGCGGGTGGTCAGGGAACGAGTACGGGGCATGGCGTGCTTCCGGTTTGAGAGTTGGCAATCACTGGTCCTAGCCGGGGGAAGCAGGCCGCGTCAAGACGACAATTGCCCGTCTCCGGCGGTTGCCTGGTCGGGCCGGCGATGCTAGGGAGCCTCCCATGCCGGGATACAAGATGCACATTGCCGGTGCGGCTGCGGTCACCGGGGCGGCCGTAGCCGGGGCGTCATGGCTTGGGTTTTACCGCCCCGGGTTTGAGACCTCGATTTGCCTCGGGCTTTTTTCCGTTTTGGGCGGGCTGTTCCCCGATGTGGACACCGACTCCAAGGGGCGGCGTTTTTTTTACGGCGCAGCCCTGGTCGTGGACGGATTCCTCATCTTTCGTGAGCAGTACCGCTATGCGGCGGTACTGGGTTTTTGCGCTTTGCTGCCGGCCATAGGCTCCCATCGAGGCTGGACCCATTCCTGGTGGGCGGCCCTTTTAATCCCCAGCTCCGTCCTGCTGGCCCCCATGCTCCTGCTCGGGCTGCCCTGGAAGCCGTTTATTCCCTACTATGTAGCCACGGTGCTCGGCTACTTTTCCCATCTGCTGCTTGACCGCAAGTTCTGACCGGGGACTCCCGGCCTCGGCCTCAGTGCGGCAGGGACAGGCTGGTCATGTCGCGGTATTGGTCCGTGGCGAGGAATTCGGTGACGGCGCCGTCGAGGCGGGCGATTGTTTCGGGCGGGACGGCCGTGCTGCACATGATGGAGCGCTCAACCCCGGGCGGCGCATCAGCCAACTGGAGCAGCCGGATGTGGGCGCCAAGCTCCGGCTTTTGGCTGATTATCCAGGCCAGTTCTTCAGGATCGACCAGCATGGCGTCAAGGCGGCCCTGAGCGACAAGCTCCACCAGATGGGTGGTGTCGGAAAAGCGTTTGACGGAGCGTGGGGGGTGTTCTGCAAAGGCCTTGTCGAAATGCTTCCCATAGGAAAATCCCTCGCGAAGCCCCCAGTGCAGTTCCGTGCGAAGTAGGTCGGCCAGGTTCGGCGGCGGGGCCGACGCCATAGGCAGGGTACGGCTGATGGCCACTGCCACCGGCTGGTTGCGGTACAGCGGCAGGCTGAAGCGGGCAAATGCCTCGCGCTCCGGGGTTTTGATCCAGCCCACGGCGCAGACCTGGCTTTTGCCGTCGGCGACGGTAGCGACGATGCGCCCCGGCGGCATTTCCCGCACCGTGACGGGAATCCTGGCCCGGTCAAAGACCTCCAGGGCGGCCAAGAGGAGAAAACCCCCAGCAGCCTTGCCTTCGTTGAGCAGATAATAGGGTGGGCGATGGAATACGAGCACTGTCACAGGATGGATTGATTCACCGGCCAGGACCGGCCCCGGCCACGACTGGAAGGCCAAGGCGGCCAATGAAGCCAAAATGGCACACAACAGACGTCTGGACATGGCATGTTCCCGCGTCGACGCGCTGTTACACAGAGGGAAGGGCACTCCATTTTTCTTTGTATCGCGGAAAAATAATCTGCTGTCAAATAGCCGCATCCCCGACGGAGCTCTTGCTTTTTTTGAAACGAACGGCATACATCAACAAAGTGACACTGATCGTCAATTCCACCCAGCCCTGAGTGCGAAGGGGAGATCCGCCCGCATGAGCAGCAATACCAATATCCTCCTTGAATCCGGTACCAACGAACTCGAAATCGTTGAATTTTATCTGGAGGAGCCGACGTCGTCGGGCAAGACTTACGTTGGCTATTACGGGGTCAACGTTGCCAAGGTGCTGGAGATCATCAGGTTGCCCAAGGTCACAGAGATGCCGCAGACGCCGCATCCTTGCGTTTTGGGGACGTTTAACTTGCGCAACAAGGTCGTGCCGTTGGTGGACCTCAGTCTGTGGCTTGGCAAGGACCGTTCGCACAATGCCTCGGACAAGGTGGTGGTGACGGAATTTAACCGGGTGGTCAGCGCCTTCCGGGTGTCCGGCGTCACCCGTATCCATCGTCTGAGCTGGGAGCAGATCGAGCCGCCAAGCATCCAGGTCCAGACCTATTCCGGCAATTCCGTGACCGGCGTGGTCCAGCTCGATACCCGGGTGGTCTTTATTTTGGACATGGAAAAGATCGTGGCCGATCTCAATCCGGAACTGGCGCTCAAGGAACTTGACGAGGAAGTCTTTGTCGAGCGGCAAAAAGAGCTGCCGGACAAGGACATGATCTTCAAGGCGCTTATTGCCGACGACTCGACCACCATCCGCCGCATGATCGGCACGTCGCTGGAAAAGGCCGGCTTTGAGGTGACGCGCACCATAAACGGCCGCATCGCCTGGGATCAATTGCTCGAGTGGAAGACGGCGGCGGCCACCGAGAATCGGCCCATCACCGATTTTGTGCATGTCCTTGTGTCCGACATCGAGATGCCGGCCATGGATGGCCACAGCCTGACCAGGAAAGTCAAGGAAGACCCGGTGCTCAAGCAGTTGCCGGTGATCCTTTTCTCCTCGCTTATCACCGACAGCCTGCGCCACAAGGGCGAGGCCGTCGGAGCCGACGATCAGGTGTCCAAGCCGGAAATGCTCCAACTGGCCGAGAAGGCCCGGGCCTTGGCCTGGGAACGTCTGGCCGCCATCAGCGCCTGATTACGGGCGCAAGCCCGCACACCAGTTGACCACAGCCCGGGCAATCGCCCGGGCTGTTTGCGTTTGGCGCTCCTCGCCGGCCAGGGCCGTTTCCTCAGCCCGATTGACGATGACCCCGGCCTCCACCAGCACCGCCGGCATGGCTGCGGCGTGGAGCACGGCCAATCCGTCGTAGCGGTAGACACCCACCTGATCATCCACCAGAGGCCGGCGCTCACCCGGGATGTCGGCAGCGTGGTGGCGGGTAAAGGGCAAGCCCTCCCGGCGCATCTGCCGGCCGATGAGCCGGGCCAGGGCCAGGCTGTCGTCGGGGTGTCGGTTGCGGCCGGAATAGAAAATTGAATAGCCGGCAAAGAGGTCGCAAAAGCGCATGGTCTTGCCGTTTTCCGTGTGGCTGGTGAAAAACTGCGGCTGGGCCGAGTCATGGTGGATGGAGATGAGCAGGCCGGCCTTGGCCGCGTTGGCCTGCTTGGCCCGGCCGGCCGGGGACAGATCAAGTCCGGTCGGGTCAATGCGAAAGGCCTTGGGAAAGCCGGCCGCCCTGAGGGCGGCCACGACGTTGCCGGCCAGCCGGTCGTTGAAGCGATATTCGGCCACGCCGGAGGCGCTGGTGGCCCCTGGGAGCCTGGGGCCGTGTCCGGCGTCGACGGCAATGCCCAGAGTGGCCGGCAAGCAGCCGGCCCAAAGTATTCCGCTCTCGGCCAGGACAACGGCCAGAAGGATCAGGAGAAGCCGGGGCAATGGCGTCAGGCGGCGAAGGGGCATGGCGCGGCGTCCTTATCCCGTTTTGCCCGGCGCTCCGGGCAAAACGGGGATGGTCGGCGGCCGGTGACAAGCTGGTCGCAACGAAGGAGCGGGCTGTCCCGGCCCTGGCCCGGGGCCATGAAGCCGGTCCCGGATCAGGACAAGGCTCAAGCCGAAGGAGGGCGGATCAGACCATCTTGCCTTCGTCAATCAGTGAATCCTTGAGCCCGGCGTCGAGGAGATCTTCCGGGGCAGTCAACAGATTGTTCAGGAAAACACTGGTCTTTTCCGTCAGCCACTGGTCCCGGGCCAGGGTGTCCACGGCGCGCAGGCGCTCGGAACGCTTGTCGGCCGGCATGGATTTATCGGCAGCGATCTGGTTGCGCAGGAAATGGTAATAGAGCTTGGAGCCGAACACTGAGGCTGTGGTATCGACGCCGATAAAGACGCGGTGCAGATCGTCCCGGGTGCGCTCGGCCGCGATGCCGCGCAGGAAATGCCAGGGAGCCGTGCCGCTGGTCAGAGAGGCGAAGAGGTAGCGGACCTTGTAGAACCGCTTGCCCGTAATGAAGGCCTGTTCCATATCCGAAGCCGTGCACACGCCTTCGACACAGCTGTTGAGGGCGCGGCGATAGGGCAGTTCCACGGCGGCGATGACAACCTGCCAGAGCATATAGAGATTGATCAAAGTCATGATGAGAATGCTGCTGTTGCGAAGCGACGGATTGACGTCGCTGGCCCAGTTGAGAAACAGATAGATGAAGATAAGGATGAAGACGAAGTATTTGACGGCGAACAGGATCATATGGGCGACGGAACCAATTTTCCAGTGCAGGCGGATGATGATCGCCATGAGGGCAATAAAGACGACAGTCTGGAAATATATGCTCATGTTGATCTGGGCGAGCTGGTCGAGCATGGTCCACTCCTCGGCGTTTCGGTGCATGCGTGGTGGCCGACCCCCCGGGCCGACTCTCGGTCCGGGGGGTCGGGAACCGTTGTGATCGGTCTACCTTGTACCTTTGGGGACGTTGCTTGGCAACGGGTGGAACCGTTTTGCCGCACAGCAATTCCGCACCTGATCGGCAGGCGTCGTCAATCCTGGCGCAGTTTTTCCTCCACGGCTTCGATTTTGGCCGTGATCCTTCCGGCCGGACCGGAGCGCCAGTCGATGCGGATGGCGATATGGATGCGGCCGCAATCTTTCTCCAGTTCCTCCTTGCAGCGAGTGACAACGGCCAGGACCTCGTCCCATTCGCCCTCGATGCTCGTGGACATGGGGGAAAAGACGTAGGGCAGGCCGGAGGCGCGCACGATGCGGATGGCCCTGGCCACATAGGCCGACAGATTTTCGCCCTTATCCAGCGGGAAGATCGAAAAATCCAGAATAGTGCTCATGGTTGGTTCTCCGCGGCGAATGTTTCGACGTGCACGGTGACGGCGTGGCTGCGGCCCTGATCGTCGGCCACGGCTACGCGGTGCGCGCCAGGGGTTGGATGCCAGAAAAGCCGTTGTCCGGGAGCGCCCTGGGCGGCCAGCACCCCGTCCACGTACCACGACAGCCGAGTGGCCGCTGCCGGGGTGTCGGCGGTGAGGGCAATCTGCTGGAACGTATCCGGGATGTCCGGGCGCACCGCATAGACCGTGGCCGGACTGGGCGAAATGATCTGCAATCCGTCGCCGGCGGCAGCTGCGCAGTCGGGGGCCGGCGGCGGGGGCGTCTCGAAGGGGATGCCCACGCTTCGCCACCAGCTGACCAATTCGGCCGGA
This window of the Desulfovibrio sp. TomC genome carries:
- a CDS encoding N-acetylmuramoyl-L-alanine amidase family protein, with product MPLRRLTPLPRLLLILLAVVLAESGILWAGCLPATLGIAVDAGHGPRLPGATSASGVAEYRFNDRLAGNVVAALRAAGFPKAFRIDPTGLDLSPAGRAKQANAAKAGLLISIHHDSAQPQFFTSHTENGKTMRFCDLFAGYSIFYSGRNRHPDDSLALARLIGRQMRREGLPFTRHHAADIPGERRPLVDDQVGVYRYDGLAVLHAAAMPAVLVEAGVIVNRAEETALAGEERQTQTARAIARAVVNWCAGLRP
- a CDS encoding pyridoxal phosphate-dependent aminotransferase, whose product is MTSLPYCFSQRAHNIKISATKLMPMLASEIGGCVSLGQGVPSFATPPHVVEAVCQALTDLPSAGKYSLQPGTVELRRAVADLLAAEKQLLADPEREIAITVGGMEALLCAVLCLCERGDEVIVPEPFYPSHVEQVLLAEARPVFVPLRRHDWSLDPEAVAAAVTPRTRAIIINSPHNPTGSVFAKADLLAVAEIALRHGLYVVCDDTYDALAYDEPAFSLASLPELRPWLVAVGSFSKRFALTGWRVGYAFAPEPIMAQMLKVHDCTAICAPTPSQIAALASLTGPQHIYTGFLNALRDRRRRIMERLDAIPGIAYNAPGGAFYIMARYELPGAPMDVATRLIREARVITIPGDSFGPGGAQSLRLSFGGDMAEIDTACDRLDAWLRGQ
- a CDS encoding substrate-binding periplasmic protein, translating into MSRRLLCAILASLAALAFQSWPGPVLAGESIHPVTVLVFHRPPYYLLNEGKAAGGFLLLAALEVFDRARIPVTVREMPPGRIVATVADGKSQVCAVGWIKTPEREAFARFSLPLYRNQPVAVAISRTLPMASAPPPNLADLLRTELHWGLREGFSYGKHFDKAFAEHPPRSVKRFSDTTHLVELVAQGRLDAMLVDPEELAWIISQKPELGAHIRLLQLADAPPGVERSIMCSTAVPPETIARLDGAVTEFLATDQYRDMTSLSLPH
- a CDS encoding chemotaxis protein codes for the protein MSSNTNILLESGTNELEIVEFYLEEPTSSGKTYVGYYGVNVAKVLEIIRLPKVTEMPQTPHPCVLGTFNLRNKVVPLVDLSLWLGKDRSHNASDKVVVTEFNRVVSAFRVSGVTRIHRLSWEQIEPPSIQVQTYSGNSVTGVVQLDTRVVFILDMEKIVADLNPELALKELDEEVFVERQKELPDKDMIFKALIADDSTTIRRMIGTSLEKAGFEVTRTINGRIAWDQLLEWKTAAATENRPITDFVHVLVSDIEMPAMDGHSLTRKVKEDPVLKQLPVILFSSLITDSLRHKGEAVGADDQVSKPEMLQLAEKARALAWERLAAISA
- a CDS encoding cation:proton antiporter, producing the protein MPHDIDLILTLTAGLVAALILGLTARRLSLSPIVGYLAAGFLIGPFTPGFVAHGGMANQFAELGVILLMFGVGLHFHLKDLVAVRGVAVPGAVAQIAASAALGAVVSHALGWSWTAGIVFGVAISVASTVVLTRVLADNRALHTPTGHIAVGWLIVEDLFTIVVLVLLPALYGPTSSGDGLGLTLGLALAKLAALVAVTAVAGRWLLPRFFGHVAGTGSRELFTLAVLAAALGLAVGSALFFGASMALGAFLAGMIVGQSEFGARAASDALPMRDAFAVLFFVSVGMLLDPTTVAAQWRLELATIGIVLIGKPLAALVVVLLLRRPLAVALSVAVALAQIGEFSFILAALAGGLGILPAEATNALVLASVVSIIVNPWLYQAVAPVVAWLSRKGFIRAQAPPEGEGFAPDAVRHRAVVVGYGPVGATLCRILRDNDIEPVVVEMNIETVRALAASELPVVHGDAASREILLHAGILSAQSLLITASEVAAAEIVAAALDLQPGLRIVSRAGYLRDAAAQRRAGAQAVFSGEGEIALSMTAYLLHELGATDEQIDRERERVRRELFEPVSPVEPDSPVAA
- a CDS encoding class I SAM-dependent methyltransferase, coding for MTTGDDAGIGYSDGSEAWLHTFFTDHAVNEYELYPKDASWAVRYHLSPRRKTLLSWIDFGPGGRILELGAGCGALTAHLASLPHRITAVEGSPDRAAVIRARLPNAPNLEIIAANAVGLPYDGLFDVVTLVGVLEYAGAFVDGPEPYARLLAEARRYLAPDGCLILALENRLGHKYLAGLPEDHTGRPYDGINGYPGGPGVRTFDRPTLEAMLGRAGFAATRWHYPSPDYKMPDAVVSQAALTRDGFSVLPLLELPTSDPGGRAVPAFGERQFLRSTLSGGVAGHFMNSFLVLAAAREDAPLLAANAGTLAVAVNADSCPPHFQTMTRFVDKGPDGVVVTRRNLHHLPPLSFAAGRQQIKASEPYHLGYASFLEMIVDAVEDGDPARAGRLLIQWMERVASRARPGNPALAADFGAFGRNQLGADLYPGHDNEHWLPGSLLDAHPGNVLRHPGTGDVRYIDLEWQLACHIPLQLLIDRGVNLVGQKLKAQARYLGLSETAGLPPAMDRMLARHPLSRRADTDSLARFTHWLFAAVTSGSLDHRLPGVAP
- a CDS encoding MTH1187 family thiamine-binding protein, producing the protein MSTILDFSIFPLDKGENLSAYVARAIRIVRASGLPYVFSPMSTSIEGEWDEVLAVVTRCKEELEKDCGRIHIAIRIDWRSGPAGRITAKIEAVEEKLRQD
- a CDS encoding glutaredoxin family protein translates to MPRTRSLTTRTLPLALAIALLLAVAQFAAAGPVVELYVTSWCPYCTKTKAYFDGKGIPYTVYDIDKDPAANMRFKRYGGRGVPLVMIDGAAIAGYSVAEFEKALAAPKTAQSHPKIATP
- a CDS encoding MFS transporter; amino-acid sequence: MIQSTTPAGPQPVARPALAMIGVNLMVFMATLDMSIVNVALPTLTESLDTDFATIQWVILSYVLVIASLLLLISRLGDMRDKKRIFSAGLVLFILASLCCGLSPSVYWLIGFRALQGIGAAMSQSLGMAIVTQIAPPASRGRALGFIGGTVAMGLMIGPPLGGVIIGLAGWRALFLLNVPLGILAFVAVRRYMPSLPPVRQGEQFDVPGAILACLTLACYCLGMTFMQRHGLTDPLALGLLGISAAGMAAFIVVERQSASPMLDLSLFSNPLVSLPLAMSVLVFITGASGFIMPFFLQSAQGHSVTQVGLMLMILPASMAITAPLSGSLADRYGTRVISLVGLLVLLGGCLALGTLTEHTPWWGYLLRSMPVGLGIGIFQAPNNSTIMGQMPPHRLGVGSGLANYARVFGQSTGLPLVGTIFSGLVAASGTVASHADFTNAPPAALAAGVAGVFHALSGMLVLAIALAAWAWKLETAKARKARS
- a CDS encoding metal-dependent hydrolase, which gives rise to MPGYKMHIAGAAAVTGAAVAGASWLGFYRPGFETSICLGLFSVLGGLFPDVDTDSKGRRFFYGAALVVDGFLIFREQYRYAAVLGFCALLPAIGSHRGWTHSWWAALLIPSSVLLAPMLLLGLPWKPFIPYYVATVLGYFSHLLLDRKF